Proteins encoded by one window of Gemmatimonadaceae bacterium:
- a CDS encoding DUF4097 family beta strand repeat protein, whose product MTRRTLLSVVIATVAVARPATAQSVERNFERLAESIAAAAERMASRVERHATSLASRIEAEFERQGRLRDRDDDDRSDRQLEHQAQRIDTTFAFSGTGVIDVSSAFGDIVVTGWERREARIKASTGRGRLEYELSSSRIIIEQRSGGRTDRDIDSRYEISIPRGARLILHSTSGDIEVRNAGGEVEVSSTSGDVTVAGSSGRVDANTVSGDLTLRDIKGNVDGNTVSGSIEATGLEGDIHLGSTSGDLFVSDARGRDVELSTTSGEVSYAGTVDANGRYEFNSHSGTINLAIPAGTNARFSVETFSGEIDSDFPITLQPGDRTSSRPRRFEFNLGAGGPRIIAESFSGDVEIRKR is encoded by the coding sequence ATGACCCGCCGCACACTCCTCTCTGTCGTCATCGCCACCGTGGCCGTGGCGCGACCGGCGACCGCACAGTCGGTTGAACGCAACTTCGAACGATTGGCCGAGTCCATCGCGGCGGCCGCCGAACGCATGGCGAGCCGCGTGGAACGACACGCCACGTCGCTCGCGAGCCGCATCGAAGCCGAGTTCGAGCGTCAGGGCCGGCTTCGTGACCGCGACGACGATGACCGATCGGATCGGCAGCTCGAGCACCAGGCGCAGCGCATCGACACGACGTTTGCCTTCTCCGGCACCGGCGTCATCGACGTGTCGAGCGCCTTTGGCGACATCGTCGTCACCGGATGGGAGCGCCGCGAGGCCCGCATCAAGGCATCCACCGGACGCGGTCGTCTGGAGTACGAACTCAGCTCGTCGCGGATCATCATCGAGCAGCGCAGCGGTGGCCGCACGGACCGAGACATCGACTCGCGCTACGAGATCAGCATTCCGCGCGGGGCACGGCTGATCCTCCACTCCACGTCGGGCGACATCGAGGTGCGCAACGCCGGCGGCGAGGTGGAGGTGAGCAGCACCAGCGGCGACGTGACGGTGGCCGGGTCGTCGGGGCGCGTGGACGCGAACACGGTGTCCGGCGACCTCACACTGCGCGACATCAAGGGCAACGTCGACGGGAACACCGTCAGCGGTTCGATCGAAGCGACCGGCCTCGAGGGCGACATTCATCTCGGCAGCACGTCGGGCGACCTGTTCGTGAGCGACGCGCGCGGGCGTGACGTGGAGCTGTCGACCACGAGCGGCGAGGTCTCCTACGCCGGCACCGTGGACGCCAACGGGCGCTACGAGTTCAATTCCCACTCCGGCACGATCAACCTCGCGATCCCGGCGGGCACGAACGCCAGGTTCAGTGTCGAAACATTCAGCGGCGAGATCGACTCCGACTTCCCGATCACGCTGCAACCCGGCGACCGGACCTCGAGCCGTCCGCGCCGTTTCGAGTTCAACCTGGGGGCCGGCGGCCCCCGCATCATCGCCGAGTCGTTCAGCGGCGACGTCGAAATCCGTAAGCGTTAG
- a CDS encoding RNA polymerase sigma factor: MAEQERESLTSESDAPDVALAATGDRQAFERLYRQHVGRVFALCARMANDRSHAEELTQDVFVRVWEKLAQFRGESAFSTWLHRLAVNLVLNARKSEGRVRSRFDDDQDGLDALPGRTSTSAPGASIDLEAAIALLPRGARRIFVLHDVEGFKHEEIAGMLSITAGGSKAQLHRARMLLREALQR, encoded by the coding sequence GTGGCGGAACAGGAACGCGAATCTCTCACCTCAGAGAGTGACGCACCCGACGTAGCGCTGGCCGCGACGGGTGATCGCCAGGCGTTCGAGCGACTGTACCGCCAGCACGTCGGCCGCGTCTTTGCCCTCTGCGCGCGAATGGCCAACGACCGATCGCACGCCGAGGAGCTCACGCAGGACGTGTTCGTGCGGGTATGGGAGAAGTTGGCCCAGTTTCGCGGTGAGTCGGCGTTCTCGACCTGGCTGCACCGGTTGGCGGTCAACCTTGTCCTGAACGCTCGGAAGTCGGAGGGGCGGGTGCGGTCGAGATTCGACGATGACCAGGACGGGCTGGACGCGCTTCCCGGTCGGACATCGACGTCGGCGCCCGGGGCGTCGATCGACCTTGAAGCGGCCATCGCGCTACTGCCGCGCGGGGCTCGCCGGATCTTTGTTCTTCACGACGTCGAGGGCTTCAAGCACGAGGAGATCGCAGGTATGCTCTCCATTACGGCCGGAGGCAGCAAGGCTCAGCTCCATCGGGCACGCATGCTCCTTCGCGAGGCATTGCAACGATGA
- a CDS encoding RNA polymerase sigma-70 factor codes for MAALDPAQHEALLERLRLGDEHAFDLIFRTWYAPLVQFAERMLREREAAEETVQDVMLELWKRRETLVIQGSPQAYLFQSTRNRALNRLRHLRVENREEFDTDTLPATSNTDASASEQEIEAALRSAIESLPPRCRQVFEMNRMQGLKYAEVAGALGISVKAVEAHMARALRTLRERLAPWLPRGRTL; via the coding sequence ATGGCAGCCCTCGACCCGGCCCAGCACGAGGCTCTTCTCGAACGACTCCGACTCGGCGACGAGCACGCGTTCGACCTGATCTTTCGCACGTGGTATGCGCCGCTGGTGCAGTTCGCCGAGCGCATGCTCCGCGAGCGCGAGGCCGCCGAGGAGACCGTGCAGGACGTGATGCTCGAACTCTGGAAGCGGCGTGAGACACTCGTGATTCAGGGGTCGCCGCAGGCATATCTGTTCCAATCGACGCGGAACCGGGCGCTCAACCGGTTGCGTCATCTGCGCGTGGAGAACCGAGAGGAGTTCGACACGGACACGCTGCCTGCCACGAGCAACACCGACGCATCGGCTTCGGAGCAGGAGATCGAAGCAGCGCTGCGCAGCGCCATCGAATCGCTTCCGCCGCGCTGCCGGCAGGTCTTCGAGATGAACCGGATGCAGGGTCTCAAGTATGCCGAGGTGGCCGGCGCGCTGGGCATTTCGGTGAAAGCCGTGGAGGCACACATGGCGCGCGCACTCCGCACGCTGCGCGAACGGCTGGCCCCCTGGCTCCCCCGCGGCCGGACGCTGTAA
- a CDS encoding ChaN family lipoprotein, with translation MIHHRFALLAAVLLAIGCRPLAQPSSASDPSPVLRVYSSATGRPMAFDAFAREVAAADVVFFGEQHDDPVTHAAELALLAAIGAVRPNLVLSLEMFERDVQGPLDDYLAGRTDESAFLSIARPWERYATDYRGMVELARVRGWPVVASNVPRRIAAVVSRAGLTALDTIPTADRRWIARDHQCPRDDEYFTRFAEQMRGHGSGGPADAPDTEAMRAMTVRFYEAQCVKDEAMGEAVADALARAGRGAIVVHYDGAFHSDYGLGTAARLRRRAPAARTVVVSAIPVASLDQVDLAAHRRRGDYIVFTRRLAAPATGR, from the coding sequence ATGATACACCACCGATTTGCCCTCCTCGCTGCCGTCCTGCTCGCCATCGGTTGTCGCCCGCTGGCGCAGCCGTCTTCCGCCAGCGACCCGTCGCCCGTGCTGAGGGTCTACAGTTCGGCAACCGGCCGGCCGATGGCGTTCGATGCCTTTGCCCGTGAGGTGGCCGCCGCCGACGTCGTGTTCTTTGGCGAACAGCACGACGACCCGGTCACGCACGCGGCCGAACTTGCGCTGCTCGCAGCCATTGGCGCGGTGCGACCCAACCTGGTGTTGTCGCTCGAGATGTTCGAGCGCGACGTGCAGGGCCCGCTCGACGACTACCTCGCCGGCCGCACGGACGAATCGGCGTTCCTGAGCATCGCGCGCCCCTGGGAGCGATACGCGACCGACTATCGCGGCATGGTTGAGCTGGCCCGGGTGCGCGGCTGGCCTGTCGTGGCGTCGAACGTGCCGCGCCGGATCGCGGCCGTGGTGAGCCGGGCGGGACTCACCGCGCTTGACACCATCCCCACCGCCGATCGTCGCTGGATCGCGCGCGACCACCAGTGCCCGCGTGACGACGAGTATTTCACGCGGTTTGCCGAGCAGATGCGTGGCCACGGCAGCGGTGGCCCGGCCGACGCGCCCGACACCGAGGCCATGCGCGCCATGACGGTGCGCTTCTATGAAGCGCAGTGCGTGAAGGACGAAGCGATGGGTGAAGCGGTGGCGGACGCACTGGCGCGCGCCGGCCGCGGCGCTATCGTGGTGCATTACGACGGCGCGTTCCACTCGGACTATGGTCTCGGTACCGCCGCGCGGCTACGCCGTCGCGCGCCCGCGGCGCGGACGGTGGTGGTGAGCGCCATCCCCGTCGCATCGCTCGACCAGGTGGATCTCGCCGCGCATCGCCGGCGCGGCGACTACATCGTGTTCACGCGGCGACTGGCGGCTCCGGCCACCGGGAGGTAG
- a CDS encoding FecR domain-containing protein, translated as MTASTPDHSASGSPPDWEALARHVAGEGDAGERQRMQDWLDAHPEDLAVLDALDRLAEMAPAEVPTDLDVEGALRRTRAVAGLDSNAPLRLGRRSPRSAGVARAPRTRFTVGWQMAAVLALIAVSTAVWKKVSATGATGSGPAAATYTASLGAPDSVTLGDGSMAVLAPGSQLVVAGSYGTASREVRLTGQGWFRAVHDAQRPFVVLAGDAAVRDVGTEFTVHHSSASGVRVQVFEGAVLVRGAAQADSEAVLLHQGDETVVAGGLVEAPTRGTVAADAASWVSGQLRFRDVPLSEVAETVQRWFGLEIRVDEPALARTKVSIDVNRASLGGVAQELALTVGGRVDRRGDTVVVRSGR; from the coding sequence ATGACCGCTTCCACCCCTGACCACTCGGCATCGGGTAGCCCGCCCGACTGGGAAGCGCTCGCGAGACACGTTGCCGGAGAGGGGGATGCCGGCGAGCGCCAGCGCATGCAGGACTGGCTCGATGCGCACCCCGAGGATCTTGCCGTGCTCGACGCGCTCGATCGGCTCGCCGAAATGGCCCCGGCCGAGGTGCCGACGGATCTCGACGTGGAGGGCGCGCTCCGACGCACGCGTGCGGTGGCGGGTTTGGACTCGAACGCGCCGCTCCGGCTTGGCCGGCGGAGCCCAAGGTCAGCGGGGGTCGCGCGTGCGCCGCGCACGCGATTCACCGTCGGTTGGCAGATGGCGGCCGTCCTTGCCCTGATTGCGGTAAGCACGGCCGTGTGGAAGAAGGTCTCCGCGACCGGCGCGACCGGGTCCGGGCCGGCCGCTGCCACCTACACCGCGTCGCTCGGTGCGCCGGATTCGGTGACGCTTGGGGACGGTAGCATGGCGGTCCTCGCTCCTGGGAGCCAACTGGTCGTCGCTGGCAGCTATGGAACGGCGTCGCGGGAGGTCAGGCTGACCGGTCAGGGCTGGTTCCGGGCGGTCCACGATGCGCAGCGGCCCTTCGTGGTGCTGGCTGGTGACGCCGCCGTGCGCGACGTGGGCACGGAGTTCACGGTGCACCACTCGTCCGCGTCCGGGGTACGGGTGCAGGTGTTCGAGGGGGCGGTGCTCGTGCGCGGGGCGGCGCAGGCCGACTCCGAGGCCGTGCTCCTGCATCAGGGTGACGAAACGGTGGTGGCGGGTGGCCTGGTCGAAGCGCCGACGCGCGGGACCGTGGCGGCCGATGCGGCCTCGTGGGTGTCGGGGCAGCTGAGGTTCCGCGATGTCCCTCTCTCGGAAGTCGCGGAAACCGTTCAGCGATGGTTCGGGTTGGAGATTCGGGTGGATGAGCCGGCGCTGGCGCGGACGAAGGTATCGATCGACGTGAACCGTGCATCGCTGGGCGGCGTAGCTCAGGAACTGGCGCTCACGGTTGGTGGGCGGGTGGATCGGCGCGGGGATACGGTCGTGGTGAGGAGCGGTCGATAG
- a CDS encoding aldo/keto reductase has translation MTHVDRIELAPGFTISRVVTGLWQVADMERDGRAIDLEATATAMAPFAAAGFTTFDMADHYGSAEDVAGRFASRAGTGPIELCTKWVPRPGPVTRDDVRAAVERALTRLRRDRIDLMQFHAWNYADPSWLDCLFWLDELRTEGLVRHLGLTNFDTAHLRIVLASGIPVVSNQLCYSLLDQRAAGRMTALCLERGVKLLAFGTVAGGLLSDRWLGKPDPDVLDTWSQMKYRRYVGEAGGWDALQRLLGVLHAHATRLGVSIANLACRYMLDQPAVGGIIVGARLGEAEHIRDNARLFAFEIDAEARCEIARVLADLRTIPGDCGDEYRKPPYLTASGDLSHHLDAFPPPYPVQRRDDRQIALSGTSWEALAGFSRAVRTGSTIRVSGTTATHRDGVVGGTDPAAQAHAIIDRIEGAIQSLGGRLADVVRTRVYVRRLEDWEAVARAHGERFRTIQPANTLVRADLVGDEYLVEMEAEAIVGS, from the coding sequence ATGACCCACGTCGACCGCATCGAGCTCGCCCCCGGATTCACCATCTCCCGCGTCGTCACCGGACTTTGGCAGGTCGCCGACATGGAGCGCGACGGTCGAGCCATCGACCTCGAGGCGACCGCGACGGCGATGGCGCCCTTCGCGGCCGCCGGGTTCACCACGTTCGACATGGCCGACCACTACGGGTCCGCAGAAGACGTGGCAGGGCGCTTCGCGTCACGCGCCGGGACCGGCCCAATCGAACTGTGCACCAAGTGGGTCCCGCGACCCGGCCCTGTCACCCGCGACGACGTCCGCGCAGCGGTCGAGCGAGCGCTCACGCGACTGCGCCGCGACCGCATCGACCTCATGCAGTTCCACGCGTGGAACTACGCCGACCCGTCGTGGCTCGACTGCCTCTTCTGGCTCGACGAACTGCGCACCGAAGGACTCGTCAGGCACCTGGGCCTCACCAACTTCGACACTGCACACCTGCGCATCGTGCTCGCGAGCGGCATCCCGGTCGTGAGCAACCAGCTGTGCTACTCGCTGCTCGATCAGCGCGCCGCGGGACGGATGACCGCGCTCTGCCTGGAACGTGGGGTGAAGCTCCTCGCCTTTGGCACCGTCGCCGGCGGGCTGCTGAGCGATCGATGGCTCGGCAAGCCGGACCCGGACGTGCTCGACACGTGGTCCCAAATGAAGTACCGCCGCTACGTGGGCGAAGCCGGCGGCTGGGACGCGCTGCAGCGGCTCCTCGGCGTGCTCCACGCCCACGCGACACGACTCGGTGTATCCATCGCCAACCTCGCCTGCCGGTACATGCTCGACCAGCCGGCAGTCGGCGGCATCATCGTGGGCGCGCGACTGGGTGAGGCCGAGCACATCCGCGACAACGCGCGCCTGTTCGCCTTCGAGATCGACGCCGAGGCGCGGTGCGAGATCGCCAGGGTGCTCGCGGACCTCCGCACGATCCCCGGCGACTGCGGCGATGAGTATCGCAAGCCACCTTACCTCACCGCCAGCGGGGATCTGAGTCACCACCTCGATGCGTTCCCGCCCCCGTATCCCGTGCAGCGGCGCGACGACCGGCAGATCGCGCTTAGCGGCACGTCATGGGAAGCCCTGGCCGGATTCAGTCGCGCGGTGCGCACCGGGTCGACGATTCGGGTCTCCGGCACGACCGCTACGCACCGCGACGGTGTGGTCGGCGGCACCGACCCCGCGGCCCAGGCGCATGCGATCATCGACCGGATCGAGGGCGCCATCCAGTCGCTTGGCGGACGGCTCGCCGACGTGGTGCGCACGCGCGTATACGTGCGGCGTCTGGAGGACTGGGAAGCGGTCGCCCGCGCACACGGCGAGCGCTTTCGCACGATCCAGCCGGCCAACACGCTCGTGCGGGCCGACCTCGTGGGAGACGAATACCTCGTGGAAATGGAAGCCGAGGCGATCGTCGGATCGTAG
- a CDS encoding TonB-dependent receptor: MTKRLVFISALLSAPLVSAGAQSSCLRVPSSSSASWPSPLDRQVVVGDGPVSIQVAIERAGAAARVHFTYQADLLPRDRTVCAGTARVQLGDALTQWLDGSRLKPVIAGTDRVVLALVRPAMTAEPAAAALATAQLAPVVVVEQPVSGAPTENATISRSVVVSDQLEATGSPTVAQALSGAVPGLWMWSTTPTAIGGGMASLRGASSFGANYPKVYVDGIEVANPVFLAQLATDQVAHVEVIRGPQGAALYGAGAIGGVINITTRVAAGLRDGRRVWLRSTAGIAESRYSPLGAFVQDHALGAQFGDAARSLGLGLSTSTIGAFIPGAFSRQVQASLGAAFTGSTSRLQLTARVVGQRAGNAASPLLPDILPVMSVAPGSNGNGNGSTTSTGPTASAPPVADSAAAQDVTQYTVGGTWTVQAERWTHALVAGVDGYRLDNVALVPGMLRTPGDSALLAASGGADRLSARWSAVTQLGDERRIASRVAIGADHSALRDASLGSAGDRSLGALAPVWRSTSGASAHADVSLGRVVTLAGGLRLERNAGFTILSGVAALPSLGAAVRRQVGPAAITLRTAYGKAISPARAALRPTPWGGRAPAILSLEPEEQAGIEYGADVSVGSRVSAHITRYDQRATNLVQPVAAMSSASGRLVYQWQNVGAITNTGWEVESRVTLGALALDGALGLTDSRVQRVASGYSGDLRAGDRVLQVPTRTVSLTASWLGRGWSGSGAIARASDWVNYDWLALSGDLSRTPSSMPGGDALRSYWRRYRGVTRLRAAFTREITASLGAVFAGENLLNVQTGEPDNVTIVPGRTLRAGLRARF; encoded by the coding sequence ATGACGAAGCGGCTGGTGTTCATCAGCGCGTTGCTGTCTGCGCCCCTTGTTTCTGCGGGGGCGCAGTCGTCGTGCCTGAGGGTTCCGTCGTCGTCGTCCGCCAGCTGGCCATCGCCGCTCGACCGGCAGGTGGTAGTTGGTGACGGCCCGGTCAGCATACAGGTGGCCATCGAGCGCGCGGGCGCAGCCGCTCGTGTGCACTTCACCTACCAGGCCGACCTCCTTCCGCGCGATCGCACCGTGTGCGCGGGAACGGCGCGGGTTCAGCTTGGCGACGCGCTGACGCAGTGGCTCGACGGCAGTCGACTCAAACCCGTCATTGCCGGTACGGATCGCGTGGTGCTCGCCCTGGTGCGGCCGGCAATGACCGCGGAACCGGCAGCGGCCGCGCTGGCGACGGCGCAGCTGGCGCCGGTCGTCGTTGTGGAGCAGCCAGTCAGCGGCGCGCCCACCGAAAACGCGACGATTTCTCGATCGGTCGTGGTGAGCGATCAACTCGAGGCCACGGGATCGCCCACGGTGGCGCAGGCGCTGAGTGGCGCCGTCCCCGGTCTGTGGATGTGGAGCACGACGCCCACGGCGATCGGCGGCGGGATGGCCTCGTTGCGCGGCGCGAGCTCGTTCGGCGCGAACTATCCCAAGGTCTACGTCGACGGGATCGAGGTGGCGAACCCGGTCTTTCTTGCGCAGCTCGCGACCGATCAGGTCGCGCACGTCGAGGTGATTCGCGGGCCACAGGGCGCCGCGCTCTACGGCGCGGGTGCGATCGGTGGCGTCATCAACATCACCACGCGCGTCGCGGCCGGCCTGCGCGACGGCCGCCGTGTGTGGCTCCGCAGCACGGCGGGTATTGCCGAGAGCCGCTATTCACCCCTCGGCGCGTTCGTGCAGGACCACGCGCTCGGGGCGCAGTTCGGCGACGCCGCGCGCTCGCTGGGACTTGGACTTTCGACGTCCACCATTGGCGCGTTCATTCCCGGCGCCTTTTCGCGTCAGGTGCAGGCCTCGCTTGGGGCCGCGTTCACCGGGTCCACAAGTCGGCTGCAGCTTACCGCCCGGGTCGTCGGCCAGCGGGCCGGCAATGCCGCGAGCCCGCTCCTCCCGGACATCCTGCCCGTCATGAGCGTGGCGCCGGGGTCGAACGGAAACGGCAACGGGAGCACCACCTCAACGGGGCCCACGGCGTCGGCTCCGCCCGTCGCTGACTCGGCGGCGGCGCAGGACGTGACGCAATACACCGTGGGCGGCACGTGGACGGTGCAGGCGGAGCGATGGACGCACGCGCTCGTGGCCGGTGTCGACGGCTATCGCCTCGACAACGTCGCGCTCGTACCCGGCATGCTGCGCACCCCCGGAGACTCGGCGCTCCTCGCGGCGTCAGGCGGCGCGGATCGGCTCAGTGCTCGCTGGTCCGCCGTGACCCAACTCGGCGATGAGCGCCGGATCGCGTCACGCGTGGCCATCGGAGCCGATCACTCGGCGCTGCGCGATGCGTCGTTAGGCAGTGCAGGCGATCGATCGCTGGGAGCGCTGGCGCCGGTGTGGCGCAGTACCTCCGGAGCGAGTGCACACGCCGATGTTTCGCTGGGCCGCGTCGTGACCCTCGCCGGCGGGCTGCGCCTCGAACGCAATGCGGGCTTCACCATCCTGAGTGGCGTCGCGGCGCTTCCGTCACTCGGCGCGGCCGTCCGGCGACAGGTCGGACCGGCGGCCATCACGCTCCGCACCGCGTACGGCAAGGCGATATCACCGGCGCGTGCCGCGCTCCGGCCCACGCCCTGGGGCGGTCGCGCGCCGGCCATCCTCTCGCTCGAGCCTGAAGAACAAGCGGGCATCGAATACGGCGCCGATGTGAGCGTCGGTTCACGCGTCTCAGCGCACATTACACGCTATGACCAGCGTGCGACCAACCTGGTGCAGCCGGTGGCCGCCATGAGTTCGGCGAGCGGGCGCCTGGTCTATCAGTGGCAGAACGTCGGCGCGATCACCAACACCGGATGGGAGGTCGAGAGCCGAGTGACGCTTGGAGCGCTCGCGCTCGACGGCGCCCTCGGGCTCACCGACAGTCGTGTGCAGCGCGTCGCCAGCGGCTATTCCGGCGACCTGCGTGCTGGCGATCGCGTCCTGCAGGTGCCGACACGCACCGTCAGCCTCACCGCGTCGTGGCTCGGGCGCGGGTGGTCGGGGTCCGGTGCCATCGCGCGCGCGTCAGACTGGGTGAACTACGACTGGCTCGCGCTTTCGGGTGATCTCTCTCGAACGCCTTCCTCCATGCCCGGCGGCGATGCGCTGCGTTCGTACTGGCGGCGCTACCGCGGCGTGACGCGCCTGCGCGCCGCGTTCACGCGCGAGATCACGGCATCGCTCGGCGCCGTCTTTGCCGGGGAGAACCTGCTCAACGTGCAGACCGGGGAACCCGACAACGTGACGATCGTCCCCGGGCGCACACTCAGGGCCGGACTTCGGGCGAGATTCTAG
- a CDS encoding HAD-IA family hydrolase — protein sequence MPYRVVLFDLDGTLADTIELIVRSGQHAFTTVLGWSPSREEILRGLGRPLASHLGDYASSAQQLDAIIAAYRSFQMANHDRLTRPYAGVNDVVHWLRDDGRPLGVVTSKIETLAHRALTCIGIDACFEIVVGLESTATHKPGPEPVLFAMQRLGAAAAETVYVGDSPFDLDAANAAGVASIGVTWGAFGEADLRAHRPTHVAHSASDLRTLLQ from the coding sequence ATGCCCTACCGCGTCGTCCTGTTCGACCTCGATGGCACCCTCGCCGATACCATCGAACTGATCGTCCGCTCCGGCCAGCACGCCTTCACCACCGTCCTGGGCTGGTCACCCTCCCGCGAGGAGATCCTCCGCGGACTCGGCCGGCCGCTCGCGTCCCACCTGGGTGACTACGCCAGCTCGGCGCAGCAGCTCGACGCCATCATCGCCGCGTACCGCAGCTTCCAGATGGCCAACCACGACCGCCTCACGCGTCCCTACGCCGGAGTCAACGACGTCGTGCACTGGCTGCGCGACGACGGCCGGCCGCTCGGCGTGGTTACCAGCAAGATCGAAACGCTGGCCCACCGGGCCCTCACCTGCATCGGGATCGATGCGTGCTTCGAGATCGTGGTGGGCCTGGAGTCGACGGCCACCCACAAGCCTGGCCCGGAGCCGGTGCTGTTCGCCATGCAGCGCCTCGGTGCGGCGGCCGCCGAGACGGTGTATGTGGGCGACTCACCCTTCGACCTCGACGCGGCCAACGCCGCAGGCGTCGCGTCCATTGGCGTCACGTGGGGCGCCTTTGGTGAAGCCGACCTCCGCGCTCACCGCCCCACGCACGTGGCGCACTCGGCGTCTGATCTGCGAACGTTGTTGCAGTAG
- a CDS encoding zf-HC2 domain-containing protein, with protein MTHTNLTCDAFEARLPDYLEGVLDDSSLADAELHLASCAACRSLVRDLRVIVAQAAALPGLTPSRDLWPEIEARTGTVVVSLPSHRSAAPAFNRWRLGAIAAALVGITAISTWAVATRRTTDAPAVVADADRAPRLTPGAASDSALVAEVPPVTVPGGSPIESAVTPVSNAPRTPRPDASTTYTSEIERLRRVVSEREDALDPATVAILESSIATIDRAIAEARRALERDPASRFLSQQVDRSLERKLSLLRRAALLSPTT; from the coding sequence ATGACGCACACCAATCTGACGTGCGACGCTTTCGAGGCGCGGCTCCCCGATTACCTCGAGGGGGTGCTCGACGACTCGTCGCTCGCCGACGCCGAGCTTCACCTGGCGTCATGTGCCGCGTGCCGTTCGCTCGTGCGCGACCTGCGCGTCATCGTGGCCCAGGCGGCAGCGCTGCCGGGTCTCACGCCGTCCCGCGATCTGTGGCCGGAGATCGAGGCGCGCACGGGCACCGTGGTGGTTTCCCTCCCATCACACCGATCAGCCGCGCCGGCATTCAATCGTTGGAGGCTCGGCGCCATCGCGGCGGCGCTGGTCGGCATCACGGCGATTTCCACGTGGGCCGTCGCGACGCGTCGCACAACGGATGCGCCCGCCGTCGTGGCCGACGCGGACCGCGCCCCTCGACTCACGCCGGGCGCCGCCTCCGACTCCGCGTTGGTGGCCGAGGTGCCGCCCGTCACGGTGCCGGGGGGCTCGCCGATCGAGTCTGCCGTGACGCCGGTGTCGAACGCGCCGCGCACCCCTCGTCCCGACGCGAGCACCACGTACACCAGCGAAATCGAGCGTCTGCGCCGCGTCGTGAGCGAGCGTGAAGACGCGCTCGACCCGGCCACGGTCGCCATCCTCGAGAGCAGCATCGCCACGATCGACCGCGCCATCGCCGAAGCCCGCCGCGCGCTGGAGCGCGATCCGGCGAGCCGTTTTCTCTCGCAGCAAGTGGACAGGTCGCTCGAACGCAAACTGAGCCTGCTGCGCCGCGCCGCGCTCCTTTCGCCGACGACCTGA